The Fimbriimonas ginsengisoli Gsoil 348 genome window below encodes:
- a CDS encoding class I SAM-dependent methyltransferase, translated as MSAENTTPPPNAAQIEYWNKGGGAAWSNYHDLLDRQLGPLGHEAMRVLDLKAGEAVLDIGCGCGQTTFELATRVGPTGSVTGVDISAPMLAIAEARAPHDGAGEIEFRLRDVQTDDLGIGRYDVAFSRFGVMFFSEPTVAFRNIHRALRPDGRLAFVCWQPFSSNPWMREPLEAVRHLLPPSEPPDPLAPGPFAFADPDRVRGILTDAGFTNIDIASFETTLGSGSVDETLAVTLRIGPLGRAVADQPERLPELAGPVRAVLERYLTSNGVQIPASAWIVRALGRQE; from the coding sequence ATGTCCGCCGAGAACACCACACCACCACCGAACGCGGCTCAGATTGAATATTGGAATAAGGGGGGCGGGGCGGCGTGGTCGAACTATCACGACCTGCTGGATCGCCAGCTAGGTCCGTTAGGACACGAGGCCATGCGGGTGCTTGATCTAAAAGCCGGCGAGGCTGTGCTCGATATCGGTTGCGGCTGTGGCCAGACGACGTTCGAACTCGCCACCCGCGTGGGGCCGACCGGGTCGGTGACGGGGGTCGATATCTCGGCGCCGATGCTCGCGATCGCGGAGGCTCGGGCGCCTCATGACGGGGCGGGCGAGATCGAATTCCGGCTACGGGACGTTCAGACCGACGACCTCGGGATCGGCCGGTACGACGTCGCGTTCTCGCGATTCGGGGTGATGTTTTTCAGCGAGCCGACGGTGGCGTTTCGCAACATCCACCGTGCGCTCCGGCCGGACGGCCGGCTTGCATTCGTCTGCTGGCAGCCGTTCTCATCGAACCCCTGGATGCGCGAACCGCTCGAGGCGGTTCGCCACCTACTACCACCCTCGGAGCCTCCCGACCCATTGGCGCCCGGCCCCTTCGCATTTGCCGACCCCGACCGCGTTCGCGGAATCTTGACCGATGCGGGATTCACGAACATCGACATTGCGTCGTTTGAAACCACCCTCGGCAGTGGCTCGGTCGACGAGACGCTCGCCGTGACGCTGCGAATCGGACCCCTCGGCCGAGCCGTAGCCGACCAGCCCGAACGGTTACCGGAACTTGCCGGTCCCGTCCGAGCCGTCCTCGAGCGATACCTAACGTCAAATGGTGTTCAGATCCCAGCCTCGGCCTGGATCGTTCGCGCATTGGGTAGACAAGAATAG
- the metK gene encoding methionine adenosyltransferase produces the protein MRIYTSESVSEGHPDKLADQISDALLDAFLEQDPRSRVAIETLLTRGVAVVAGEVTTEGYVDVARVVRQTVNDAGYTDTDLGFDGNTCGVLVAIQGQSADIAMGVDVGGAGDQGMMFGYASNETPELMPLPISIAHALTRQASEIRRKHPNLGLRPDVKSQVSVEYSADGKPKRIDTVVVSAQHAPFLTQDGIKEIVRTRIIQPVLAAYEQYQQGEITYHINPTGQFIIGGPQGDTGVTGRKIIVDTYGGMAPHGGGAFSGKDPTKVDRSAAYMARHVAKNIVAAGLADRVVVQFAYAIGVAQPVAVNIETFGTETVDPAIIEKRVRDRFDLSPAGIIKHLGLLNTKYLPTAKNGHFGNPSFPWESTADSKEIA, from the coding sequence ATGAGGATTTATACTTCGGAGAGCGTTAGTGAGGGGCATCCGGATAAGCTGGCGGACCAGATTTCTGATGCCTTGCTCGACGCGTTTTTAGAGCAAGACCCCCGTAGCCGGGTGGCGATCGAGACGCTTTTGACCCGCGGCGTCGCCGTGGTGGCGGGCGAGGTCACTACGGAAGGGTACGTGGATGTGGCTCGGGTCGTCCGGCAGACGGTGAACGATGCGGGATACACCGACACCGACCTGGGGTTCGACGGGAACACCTGCGGCGTGCTCGTGGCGATCCAGGGGCAGTCGGCGGATATTGCGATGGGCGTGGACGTCGGCGGGGCCGGCGACCAGGGGATGATGTTTGGCTATGCCAGCAACGAGACCCCCGAGCTGATGCCGTTGCCGATCTCGATCGCGCACGCGCTCACGCGGCAGGCCTCGGAGATTCGACGCAAGCACCCGAATCTCGGGCTGCGGCCGGATGTGAAGAGCCAAGTCTCGGTGGAGTACTCGGCCGACGGGAAGCCGAAGCGGATCGACACCGTCGTGGTTTCGGCTCAGCACGCGCCGTTCCTCACCCAAGACGGGATCAAGGAGATCGTCCGGACGCGGATCATCCAGCCGGTGCTCGCCGCGTACGAGCAGTACCAGCAAGGCGAAATCACCTACCACATTAACCCGACCGGCCAGTTCATTATCGGCGGCCCGCAGGGGGATACCGGCGTGACCGGACGTAAGATCATCGTCGACACCTACGGCGGCATGGCCCCCCATGGCGGCGGCGCCTTCTCCGGCAAGGACCCGACGAAGGTCGACCGCTCCGCGGCCTACATGGCCCGCCACGTGGCTAAGAACATCGTCGCCGCCGGCCTCGCCGACCGAGTGGTGGTTCAGTTCGCCTACGCCATCGGCGTCGCCCAACCGGTCGCGGTCAACATCGAGACGTTCGGTACCGAGACGGTCGATCCCGCGATCATCGAAAAGCGGGTGCGCGACCGTTTCGACCTCTCGCCGGCGGGGATCATCAAGCACTTGGGTCTGCTCAACACGAAGTACCTGCCGACGGCGAAGAACGGGCACTTCGGCAATCCGAGCTTCCCCTGGGAGAGCACGGCGGATTCGAAAGAGATCGCGTAA
- a CDS encoding GyrI-like domain-containing protein, with translation MLDTPEIAQTDSLTTATIRLTIPRHEIQQVMGPAIQEVMAAVAAQGLTPTGPVFSYHYKMDPGTFDFEVGIPVASPPTPVGRVQASQLPARKVARTTYRGPYEGLGEGWGKFADWIEGQGLATAPDLWEFYAAGPESGDDSSTWRTELVKPLVDQ, from the coding sequence ATGCTCGACACACCAGAAATCGCTCAAACCGACTCCCTCACCACCGCGACGATCCGGCTCACCATTCCCCGACACGAGATTCAGCAGGTGATGGGGCCGGCGATCCAAGAGGTAATGGCGGCCGTGGCCGCCCAAGGGCTCACGCCGACCGGCCCGGTCTTCTCCTATCACTACAAGATGGACCCCGGAACTTTCGACTTCGAAGTCGGCATTCCGGTCGCCTCGCCGCCCACTCCGGTTGGCCGGGTGCAGGCAAGCCAACTGCCGGCGCGGAAAGTGGCGCGCACCACCTACCGCGGACCTTACGAAGGGCTGGGCGAGGGTTGGGGCAAATTCGCAGACTGGATCGAAGGGCAGGGGCTTGCCACCGCGCCGGATCTGTGGGAGTTTTACGCCGCCGGGCCGGAATCGGGCGACGATTCTTCGACTTGGCGCACCGAGCTGGTGAAGCCGTTGGTGGACCAATGA
- a CDS encoding restriction endonuclease, with protein MDDPTAAFLAYLYRSHLMGNPAAYWRNWAMDQGVDDGVALRAHNTLLYDGFALDGDMAASSEITPKGIELVESHSLVPAEEIAAEREHRDIVIRALQHAGIVYRNFNVGFGKFAEMLSLSDEQVFRAMHYLSMFGYVRCPDYESYSITPQGIAFIERSNLPLKLRQLKEGRLPPARRGYALEDILSQIARNEGWEVRTRDRSASGEENDLVISRHRDIWIISCKWTKARASDVELRDLVARVSRRSSLRGILVSMAGFSESAIRNASNGREMVLFVGPGDVDRLASGSLTLDSMLTQKFAALEVSKTITWS; from the coding sequence ATGGACGACCCAACCGCTGCCTTTCTCGCTTACCTCTACAGGAGCCACTTGATGGGAAATCCCGCCGCGTATTGGAGGAACTGGGCGATGGACCAAGGAGTCGATGACGGAGTCGCCCTGCGGGCTCACAACACTCTTCTTTACGATGGATTCGCTCTTGACGGCGATATGGCCGCGTCTTCGGAAATAACACCTAAGGGCATCGAATTGGTCGAGAGCCACAGTTTAGTCCCAGCCGAAGAGATTGCTGCCGAGCGCGAGCACAGGGATATTGTGATCAGGGCATTGCAGCATGCAGGCATCGTTTATCGCAATTTTAACGTCGGTTTCGGCAAGTTTGCAGAAATGCTCAGCCTTAGTGACGAGCAAGTCTTCCGTGCCATGCATTATCTGAGTATGTTCGGTTACGTCCGATGCCCGGACTACGAAAGCTACAGCATTACTCCGCAAGGAATAGCTTTCATCGAGAGGAGCAACTTGCCATTAAAGCTGCGCCAATTGAAAGAAGGTCGGCTTCCGCCTGCCCGCCGTGGCTACGCCCTGGAAGACATCCTGAGTCAGATTGCACGGAACGAAGGGTGGGAAGTTAGAACGCGCGACCGGAGTGCCAGCGGAGAGGAGAACGATCTTGTGATTTCGCGGCACCGCGATATCTGGATCATCTCATGCAAATGGACAAAGGCTCGGGCCTCTGATGTAGAACTCCGGGACCTTGTTGCCCGCGTTTCACGTCGGTCGAGTCTCCGCGGCATTTTAGTAAGCATGGCGGGCTTCTCGGAATCGGCCATAAGAAATGCCAGCAATGGTCGAGAGATGGTTCTCTTTGTGGGCCCAGGAGACGTAGATCGCCTCGCTTCGGGGTCCCTTACCCTTGACTCGATGCTTACGCAGAAGTTCGCCGCACTTGAGGTTAGTAAAACGATCACTTGGTCCTGA
- a CDS encoding LacI family DNA-binding transcriptional regulator — translation MASPHNPAATIRDVAAAVGVSPMAVSKVLHGRGENVRVGAETAERIRAAARELKYQPNHLARSLRSRRTQTIGLVFEHFDRVGDENAYFLHLLNGVMSATFPADYTLAICPKLLKVSEQGAIADGRFDGVLWCKPNFTTHTVEGLRDSAVPVVMMHAPPNSVPGVPTYCADNGDALQQGVEHLAKLGHRRIGFIVDQINSLTMEGRERGLAFLSASAELGLEAEILVREIADAPPEGFTGVITFSDYNAGQLLAACDARGVRVPEDLSIIGFDSTPFCERTRPKLTAISQPVQQMARDATVHLLALINGASPPSPPPYKCGFDVRESTGPPP, via the coding sequence ATGGCGAGTCCTCACAATCCGGCAGCGACCATCCGAGACGTAGCGGCGGCCGTCGGCGTTTCGCCGATGGCGGTCTCCAAGGTGTTGCATGGGCGAGGAGAGAACGTTCGGGTCGGCGCCGAAACCGCGGAGCGGATTCGCGCCGCGGCGCGAGAGCTGAAGTATCAGCCGAACCACCTCGCCCGCTCGTTGCGCTCGCGCCGAACCCAAACGATCGGACTTGTGTTCGAACACTTCGACCGGGTCGGCGACGAGAACGCTTACTTCCTCCACCTGCTTAATGGAGTAATGAGCGCCACCTTCCCTGCCGACTACACCCTGGCGATCTGCCCGAAGCTGCTCAAGGTATCGGAGCAGGGGGCGATTGCGGACGGGCGGTTCGACGGCGTGCTCTGGTGCAAGCCTAACTTTACGACGCACACCGTAGAAGGGTTGAGAGACTCGGCGGTGCCGGTGGTCATGATGCACGCTCCGCCAAACTCGGTGCCTGGCGTGCCAACCTACTGCGCCGACAACGGAGACGCGCTCCAGCAGGGAGTAGAACATTTGGCGAAGCTGGGACACCGGCGGATCGGGTTCATCGTGGATCAGATCAATTCGCTTACCATGGAAGGGCGCGAGCGTGGTCTCGCCTTCCTCTCCGCAAGCGCCGAGTTAGGTTTGGAGGCCGAGATACTGGTCCGGGAAATCGCCGATGCTCCCCCGGAGGGGTTCACGGGCGTGATCACCTTCTCCGACTACAACGCGGGGCAATTGCTGGCCGCGTGCGACGCGCGCGGAGTGCGGGTACCCGAAGATTTGTCGATCATCGGCTTCGACTCCACTCCGTTCTGCGAACGGACCCGACCGAAGCTGACCGCGATCTCGCAACCGGTCCAGCAGATGGCGAGGGATGCCACGGTACATCTCCTCGCCCTCATCAACGGCGCCTCCCCCCCGTCTCCGCCCCCCTACAAGTGCGGCTTCGACGTCCGAGAGTCCACCGGCCCACCCCCGTAA
- a CDS encoding SRPBCC family protein, with amino-acid sequence MRPGLVVTAPGDLEIVMTRSFDAPRDLVFEAMTKQEFLRRWLLGPDGWTMTVCEFDARPGGHYRYEWKHADGAAMGMGGTFLEVVPPERMVQREKFDEPWYPGEAIVTTNLQEVAGQTTLVVTLRYETKEARDGVLKSPMEGGVSASYDRLEAILREQFGSPAE; translated from the coding sequence ATGAGGCCCGGCCTCGTAGTAACCGCGCCAGGCGATCTCGAGATCGTCATGACGCGGTCGTTCGACGCGCCACGGGATCTGGTTTTCGAAGCGATGACGAAGCAGGAGTTCTTGCGGCGCTGGCTCTTGGGGCCGGATGGGTGGACGATGACGGTTTGCGAGTTCGACGCCCGCCCCGGGGGACACTATCGGTATGAGTGGAAGCACGCCGACGGGGCGGCAATGGGCATGGGCGGGACTTTCCTGGAGGTCGTTCCGCCCGAGCGGATGGTTCAACGCGAGAAATTCGACGAGCCGTGGTACCCGGGCGAAGCGATCGTGACGACTAACCTTCAAGAGGTAGCAGGGCAGACAACCCTGGTCGTGACGCTTCGGTACGAGACGAAGGAAGCGCGCGACGGCGTGCTCAAATCGCCGATGGAAGGCGGAGTCTCGGCGAGCTACGATCGTCTGGAGGCGATCCTGCGCGAGCAATTCGGCTCGCCGGCGGAATAA
- a CDS encoding HEPN domain-containing protein, translating to MSTNSTQVESASRRFAQAIVDAHRNGVVLDDILGSAKINKLYNGLFRSLRELTEERFKYGFTVGEAAFNLAHQITESDADDVNLHVEQFANYISRLLTRLENIEWLAFTPLPWQYADFPLKTDFGPFQIINVNKGQTVGQEKNIRTFRNFLRNRLQIPVENRDNGHERYDWLGSHFFRKSDQAIPGRAMLFQPCGTGEEFAARRLNEGQLRAYLPLLELAEMMTQRHLFHVPKVHATTPGGMHIERGSLDLIPVSLAVEKNSGTLMWWSRSPQQFDASDRHVIDVSEFKKAWKSYCRPILELDAYEPAANFCVSIRNALSVYTQSRNAPHEVRVLSSIIAIETLQKPFGQRGSVREPFCMAIAHLMGSSLEERTKWYRIASKLYSQRSSYVHSASLDFGRESPDDVLRDAKAIFVATLQDACHWGLTRARASEPLDKTTHRQHYEKLILS from the coding sequence ATGAGCACGAATTCCACCCAAGTTGAGTCGGCGAGTCGCCGTTTTGCCCAGGCGATTGTAGATGCGCATCGTAACGGTGTCGTATTAGACGACATACTCGGGAGCGCTAAAATTAACAAGCTTTACAATGGCCTCTTTCGGAGTCTCCGTGAGCTAACCGAGGAGAGATTCAAATATGGCTTCACCGTAGGGGAAGCAGCGTTCAATCTTGCCCATCAAATCACGGAATCTGATGCAGATGACGTAAACTTGCATGTCGAGCAATTTGCGAACTACATCTCGCGCTTGCTCACGCGACTCGAAAACATCGAATGGCTGGCGTTTACACCTCTACCTTGGCAGTACGCCGATTTTCCCTTGAAAACAGATTTCGGACCGTTCCAAATCATAAATGTTAACAAAGGGCAAACAGTCGGACAAGAAAAAAACATCCGAACGTTTCGCAACTTTCTTAGGAATCGCCTACAGATCCCCGTAGAAAACAGGGATAACGGCCATGAAAGGTATGACTGGCTGGGGAGCCACTTCTTCAGAAAAAGTGATCAAGCAATACCAGGTAGAGCGATGCTCTTCCAACCATGCGGGACAGGGGAGGAATTTGCTGCACGTCGGCTAAACGAGGGTCAACTTAGAGCGTATTTACCGCTTTTGGAATTGGCTGAAATGATGACACAACGTCATTTATTTCATGTCCCGAAAGTTCACGCTACTACTCCGGGTGGGATGCACATTGAAAGAGGAAGCTTGGACTTAATTCCCGTTTCCCTAGCTGTTGAGAAGAACAGCGGGACTCTTATGTGGTGGTCCCGAAGTCCACAGCAATTTGACGCTTCGGATCGGCACGTCATAGATGTTTCTGAGTTTAAGAAAGCATGGAAATCGTATTGTCGGCCTATTCTGGAACTCGATGCCTATGAGCCTGCAGCCAACTTTTGCGTTTCCATACGAAACGCCCTTTCCGTGTATACCCAATCAAGGAACGCCCCCCATGAAGTTCGCGTCTTGTCTTCGATTATTGCTATCGAAACTCTTCAGAAGCCATTCGGCCAGCGTGGTTCCGTTCGAGAACCATTTTGTATGGCGATCGCGCACCTGATGGGATCCTCCTTAGAGGAACGTACAAAGTGGTACCGAATTGCGTCCAAGCTCTACAGTCAACGGAGCAGTTATGTGCACAGTGCAAGTCTCGATTTTGGCCGGGAGAGTCCTGATGATGTCTTGCGCGATGCCAAAGCAATCTTTGTCGCAACTCTTCAGGACGCCTGTCACTGGGGACTAACGCGAGCGAGGGCAAGTGAGCCTCTTGACAAGACAACACATCGTCAGCATTACGAGAAGTTAATCTTGTCCTAA
- a CDS encoding TIM-barrel domain-containing protein: MFIHLPPTQAPFSRVDDGIVIRLKGGRLRLQVNSPEIVRVRFTQGEDRGPASLAVIARPTKTAFSVVQKGGEISLKTSAMQVVVEKRTGAVRFLDEKGKPILSERPNKSLTPSKVAGIPTLRSRLGFDLAPGEAIYGLGQRQDGLLNHRGSLVHLQQENRIIAVPMLLSSRGYGLLWDNPAITDVDVAGGTEAPLDSSWLRDENGTPGGLTGRYFEGKSFEKLVLTRKDPKIDFDWGKTPPPGLPHDDYSVRWTGFLEVPKDGEYNLVPGGDDGFRLFVDDRMVTEDWNARAFLSIPTKVRLRAGRHKLRFEYFQARYDARVRLALHTPATDPSVTWTSEAADAVDYVFFKGPSLEKVIQGYRRMTGQAPMFGRWAFGLWQSRERYKTQAELLDVVRRYRDAKIPLDGIIQDWQYWPKNSWGTHHFDPDRYPDPAGMMRTLHEEGIHTLISVWPKFDVGSGNAKELERAGALFPKVIPYVYPEGRGQWYDPFSSVGRRTYWGQISRELAGKGWDGWWLDGSEAELGGAWGEFRDFKTARGPGSSVFNAYPLMHTQGVYEGWRAEHRDRRAIILTRSAYAGQQRNGAISWSGDIAATWDVFAKQIPAGLNFSMSGIPYWNTDTGGFFNVPPVTDKGYQDLFARWFQFSVFCPMLRIHGTDNPKEIWRWPSPTRDTLVRFDELRYHLLPYIYSTAWQVTSRGSTMMRGLPIDFREDEKVLDITDQFMFGPSLMACPVTKPNAVSRAVYLPKGTSWIDFWTGARYAGGKTVECDAKEKLPVLVRAGSILPYGPSVQNAQQSQDPTELRVYPGANGAFTIYDDAGDGYGYEKGAYATIDLRWDDRTHTLTIGKRNGSYPGMPPSRTFRIVLVQPGAGVGIPSTAQVRRTARYIGDRIVVRL, translated from the coding sequence ATGTTCATTCACCTTCCTCCTACGCAAGCTCCCTTTTCCCGTGTCGACGATGGGATCGTTATTCGGTTGAAAGGGGGACGCCTAAGGCTCCAGGTGAATTCGCCGGAGATCGTTCGAGTTCGATTTACCCAGGGGGAGGACCGCGGTCCGGCCAGCCTGGCGGTGATCGCAAGGCCCACTAAGACGGCGTTCTCGGTGGTCCAGAAGGGAGGCGAGATCTCACTGAAGACCTCGGCGATGCAGGTCGTGGTCGAGAAGCGGACCGGCGCGGTCAGGTTTTTAGACGAAAAGGGGAAGCCGATCCTCTCCGAGCGGCCGAACAAGAGCCTTACCCCCTCCAAAGTTGCCGGGATTCCGACGCTACGCAGCCGGCTGGGATTCGATCTTGCGCCGGGGGAGGCGATCTACGGCTTGGGACAGCGGCAGGACGGACTGCTGAACCACCGGGGGAGCTTGGTCCATCTCCAGCAGGAAAACCGGATCATCGCGGTGCCGATGCTTCTGTCGAGTCGCGGCTACGGCCTGCTCTGGGACAACCCGGCCATTACCGACGTGGATGTGGCGGGAGGCACCGAAGCGCCCCTCGATAGCTCGTGGCTCCGGGACGAAAACGGCACTCCCGGAGGGCTAACCGGGCGGTATTTCGAGGGCAAGTCGTTCGAGAAGCTCGTGCTCACCCGGAAGGACCCGAAGATCGATTTCGACTGGGGCAAGACGCCTCCGCCAGGCCTTCCGCATGACGACTACAGCGTCCGCTGGACCGGATTCCTCGAAGTTCCGAAGGACGGCGAGTACAACCTCGTTCCCGGCGGCGACGATGGCTTCCGCCTCTTCGTGGACGATCGGATGGTCACCGAAGACTGGAACGCCCGCGCCTTTCTTAGCATTCCGACAAAGGTTCGTTTGCGGGCGGGTCGGCACAAGCTCCGATTCGAATACTTTCAGGCACGCTACGACGCGAGGGTGCGGCTTGCGCTGCATACCCCCGCCACGGACCCAAGTGTCACCTGGACCTCAGAGGCGGCGGACGCCGTCGATTACGTTTTCTTCAAGGGACCCAGCCTCGAGAAGGTGATCCAAGGGTATCGACGGATGACGGGGCAAGCGCCGATGTTCGGACGATGGGCGTTCGGTTTGTGGCAAAGCCGGGAGCGGTACAAGACCCAGGCCGAGCTGCTGGACGTGGTGCGCCGCTATCGCGACGCGAAGATCCCGCTCGACGGGATCATTCAAGATTGGCAGTACTGGCCGAAGAACTCATGGGGTACCCACCATTTCGATCCCGACCGGTACCCCGACCCGGCTGGAATGATGCGAACGCTCCACGAGGAGGGGATCCACACCCTTATCTCCGTGTGGCCCAAGTTCGACGTGGGAAGCGGGAACGCGAAGGAGCTGGAGCGAGCCGGCGCGCTATTCCCCAAGGTCATCCCTTACGTCTATCCGGAAGGAAGGGGGCAATGGTACGACCCGTTCAGCTCGGTGGGACGCCGAACGTATTGGGGTCAGATCTCCCGAGAGCTGGCGGGCAAAGGGTGGGACGGATGGTGGCTCGACGGGAGCGAGGCCGAATTGGGCGGGGCTTGGGGCGAGTTCCGCGACTTCAAGACTGCCCGCGGTCCCGGCTCGAGCGTTTTCAATGCCTACCCTTTGATGCATACGCAGGGAGTGTACGAGGGGTGGCGAGCCGAGCACCGCGATCGACGGGCCATCATTCTCACGCGATCGGCGTACGCCGGCCAGCAACGGAACGGCGCGATCTCGTGGTCGGGCGACATCGCGGCCACGTGGGACGTTTTTGCCAAGCAAATCCCCGCCGGGCTCAACTTCTCGATGTCGGGCATACCGTACTGGAACACGGATACGGGTGGCTTCTTCAATGTGCCGCCGGTGACCGACAAGGGGTATCAGGACCTGTTCGCCCGCTGGTTCCAGTTCAGCGTGTTCTGCCCGATGCTCCGCATCCACGGCACCGATAACCCCAAGGAAATCTGGCGCTGGCCTTCGCCCACCCGCGACACTCTCGTGCGGTTCGACGAGCTGCGGTACCACCTGCTTCCCTACATCTACTCCACGGCGTGGCAGGTTACGAGCCGGGGATCGACGATGATGCGAGGATTGCCGATCGACTTTCGAGAAGACGAAAAGGTCTTGGACATCACTGACCAATTTATGTTCGGTCCTTCCCTCATGGCTTGTCCCGTGACCAAACCAAATGCGGTTAGCCGGGCGGTGTACCTGCCCAAAGGCACGAGTTGGATCGATTTCTGGACGGGGGCGAGGTATGCGGGCGGGAAAACGGTCGAATGCGATGCCAAGGAGAAGCTGCCGGTGTTGGTAAGGGCGGGCTCGATCCTTCCCTACGGTCCCTCCGTGCAGAACGCCCAGCAGTCGCAGGACCCGACGGAGCTGCGGGTTTACCCTGGCGCCAACGGAGCGTTCACGATCTACGATGACGCTGGGGACGGTTATGGCTACGAGAAGGGAGCGTACGCTACGATCGACCTGCGCTGGGACGATCGGACGCACACGTTGACGATCGGCAAACGGAACGGGAGTTACCCTGGGATGCCGCCTTCACGAACGTTCCGGATCGTGCTCGTCCAGCCTGGGGCCGGAGTGGGGATCCC
- a CDS encoding ArsR/SmtB family transcription factor, which produces MSYSQPEQLNATFAALADPTRRAILARLAQGEASVNELALPFAMSQPAISKHIKVLEHAGLISRSREAQKRPCRIEAKPLAEASEWLERYRQFWEGNFQRLDGLLEELKALRPDGL; this is translated from the coding sequence ATGAGTTATTCACAGCCTGAACAATTGAATGCTACGTTTGCCGCTCTCGCCGATCCGACTCGGCGGGCGATCTTGGCGCGGCTTGCGCAAGGGGAGGCTTCGGTGAACGAGCTGGCGCTTCCCTTTGCGATGAGCCAGCCGGCTATTTCCAAACACATCAAGGTGTTGGAGCATGCCGGGCTGATCTCGCGGAGTCGCGAGGCGCAGAAGCGGCCGTGCCGAATCGAAGCGAAGCCCTTGGCGGAAGCCTCGGAATGGCTCGAGAGGTACCGACAGTTTTGGGAAGGCAACTTCCAGCGGCTCGACGGTTTGCTGGAAGAGTTGAAGGCTCTACGACCCGACGGACTTTAA
- a CDS encoding GNAT family N-acetyltransferase, with product MDVTTKRTDSGDPGFQSLVERLTRFLSVLNGENDAFYTQHNKTDNLPTVVVAYAGAEPVGCGAFRWVRDGVVEIKRMYVDPDHRGRGVGAQVLRELEAWAAEAGASTAILETSKRLQSAVRLYQRSGYRVIENYGPYVGVHDSVCMEKIL from the coding sequence ATGGACGTAACCACCAAACGCACCGATAGCGGCGACCCCGGCTTCCAATCGTTGGTCGAAAGGCTCACGCGTTTTCTCTCCGTCCTCAACGGAGAGAACGATGCCTTTTACACCCAGCACAACAAAACCGACAACCTGCCGACGGTCGTGGTGGCTTATGCCGGAGCGGAGCCGGTGGGATGCGGCGCCTTTCGGTGGGTTCGAGACGGCGTGGTGGAGATCAAGCGGATGTACGTCGACCCCGATCATCGCGGCCGAGGCGTCGGCGCCCAGGTGCTGCGGGAGCTCGAAGCCTGGGCCGCCGAGGCCGGGGCATCGACCGCGATCCTCGAAACGAGCAAGCGACTCCAATCCGCCGTCCGGCTCTACCAACGTTCGGGCTACCGGGTCATCGAGAACTACGGCCCTTACGTGGGAGTCCACGACAGCGTTTGCATGGAAAAGATCCTGTAA